In Arthrobacter sp. B3I9, the following are encoded in one genomic region:
- a CDS encoding ABC transporter permease — protein MRPSAVPVSGQSGTVPGGPDTVLRKIFTGSGLVSVLAVLLALILGGLLIASTDKQVGATAGYFFARPSDFLSAVWSAATRSYVALFQGSVYNPRGSGIGGQLAPLLETLTIATPLITAGLGVALAFRAGLFNIGAQGQIIMAGILASWLGFALHLPVGLHLLLVLLAGVVGGAVWGGLVGLLKARTGAHEVIVTIMFNYIALYLVRYLLDTPAFQRPGETTPISPVLDPSAVYPQILGSQYRLHLGFLLAIAATVFVWWLLNRSTIGFEFRAVGANPKAALTAGINVPRATILVMAIAGGLAGLSGVAQVAGTEKVLTDGVAATYGFDAITVALLGRSTPWGTFAAGVLFGAFRAGAVQMQIQTGTPIDIVLVVQSLIVLFIAAPPLVRAIFGLNPRKKKAATAGKSRQAATTGGAA, from the coding sequence ATGCGACCCTCGGCCGTGCCCGTCTCGGGCCAGAGCGGCACCGTCCCGGGCGGTCCTGACACCGTGCTGCGCAAAATCTTCACCGGCAGCGGCCTCGTTTCCGTCCTCGCGGTGCTGCTCGCGCTGATCCTCGGCGGACTGCTCATCGCCAGCACGGACAAGCAGGTCGGCGCCACGGCAGGCTATTTCTTCGCCCGCCCCAGCGACTTCCTCTCCGCCGTCTGGTCAGCCGCAACACGCTCGTACGTCGCTCTGTTCCAAGGCTCGGTGTACAACCCGCGGGGATCCGGAATCGGCGGCCAGCTCGCGCCGCTGCTGGAAACCCTCACCATCGCGACCCCGCTGATCACGGCCGGCCTCGGCGTCGCCCTGGCCTTCCGCGCCGGCCTGTTCAACATCGGTGCCCAGGGCCAGATCATCATGGCGGGCATCCTCGCGTCCTGGCTGGGCTTCGCGCTGCACCTGCCTGTCGGGCTGCACCTTCTGCTGGTCCTGCTGGCCGGCGTCGTCGGCGGTGCCGTCTGGGGCGGGCTCGTCGGGCTGCTCAAGGCCCGCACCGGCGCCCACGAGGTGATCGTGACCATCATGTTCAACTACATCGCGCTGTACCTCGTGCGCTACCTGCTGGATACCCCTGCGTTCCAGCGGCCGGGGGAGACCACCCCGATCTCGCCCGTCCTGGACCCGTCAGCCGTGTACCCGCAGATCCTCGGCAGCCAGTACCGGCTGCACCTTGGCTTCCTGCTGGCCATCGCCGCCACCGTCTTCGTCTGGTGGCTGCTGAACCGCTCCACCATCGGCTTCGAGTTCCGTGCCGTCGGGGCCAACCCCAAGGCGGCGCTGACGGCCGGCATCAATGTTCCGCGGGCCACCATCCTGGTGATGGCCATCGCCGGCGGGCTCGCCGGACTGTCCGGCGTCGCCCAGGTGGCGGGCACCGAAAAGGTCCTCACCGACGGCGTCGCGGCAACCTACGGCTTTGACGCCATCACCGTCGCGCTGCTGGGGCGTTCGACGCCGTGGGGCACCTTCGCCGCCGGCGTGCTGTTCGGTGCCTTCCGCGCCGGAGCGGTCCAGATGCAGATCCAGACCGGAACGCCGATCGACATCGTGCTGGTGGTCCAGTCGCTGATTGTGCTGTTCATCGCGGCGCCGCCCCTGGTCCGGGCGATCTTCGGGCTCAACCCGCGCAAGAAGAAGGCCGCAACCGCCGGAAAATCCCGGCAGGCAGCAACCACCGGAGGTGCAGCATGA
- a CDS encoding ABC transporter permease, which translates to MSTTATSPQPGKPQSQETGSERTRPAVDAGPVVTFKPVTWKLPVTLLALGVVALIFFGLLGPHQTAKFGISSSGDFFQLPAIEVPAFVGGIVLSVIMLALAGYALFLKTRNQRPPRWLPVTFMVLFVAAFLIWVVGGARTPSISLAGLIAGSVTLAVPLVFGSLSGVLCERVGVVNIAIEGQLLGGAFTAAIVATLTHNPFVGLLAAAVAGAAVSMVLALFSIKYVVNQIIVGVVLNVLVSGVTGFLFSTVMQADKEMFNAPGRLPIIDIPVLSSIPVLGPILFKQSVVGYLMYAAVLLVWVGLFKTKWGLRVRAVGEHPQAADTMGIKVNATRFWNVTLGGAIAGIGGSFFTLVAIDSFTKEISGGRGFIALAALIFGRWNPIGAFFAALLFGFADNLQSIVTIIGTPVPSQFMAMLPYLVTVLAVAGLVGRSRPPAASGIPYVKG; encoded by the coding sequence ATGAGCACAACAGCAACGTCGCCCCAGCCGGGAAAACCGCAGTCGCAGGAAACCGGATCCGAAAGGACCCGGCCGGCCGTAGACGCCGGGCCCGTGGTCACCTTCAAACCCGTGACCTGGAAGCTGCCCGTGACGCTGCTCGCGCTCGGCGTCGTCGCGCTCATCTTCTTCGGCCTGCTCGGCCCGCACCAGACCGCGAAGTTCGGCATCTCCTCCAGCGGTGACTTCTTCCAGTTGCCGGCGATCGAAGTGCCGGCCTTCGTGGGCGGCATCGTGCTCTCCGTCATCATGCTGGCCCTGGCGGGCTATGCACTGTTCCTCAAGACCAGGAACCAGCGCCCGCCGCGCTGGCTCCCGGTCACCTTCATGGTCCTTTTCGTGGCCGCCTTCCTCATCTGGGTGGTCGGCGGCGCCCGCACCCCCAGCATCTCGCTGGCGGGCCTGATCGCCGGATCGGTCACCCTCGCGGTGCCGCTGGTCTTCGGGTCGCTGTCCGGCGTGCTGTGTGAACGGGTCGGCGTCGTCAACATCGCCATCGAGGGCCAGCTGCTGGGCGGCGCGTTCACCGCCGCGATCGTGGCCACCCTGACCCACAACCCCTTCGTGGGCCTGCTCGCCGCCGCCGTCGCCGGGGCCGCCGTGTCCATGGTGCTGGCGCTGTTCAGCATCAAGTACGTGGTCAACCAGATCATCGTCGGGGTGGTGCTCAACGTCCTGGTGTCCGGTGTCACCGGCTTCCTGTTCAGCACCGTGATGCAGGCGGACAAGGAGATGTTCAACGCCCCGGGCCGGCTGCCGATCATCGACATCCCCGTGCTCTCCAGCATCCCCGTGCTGGGCCCCATCCTCTTCAAGCAGTCGGTTGTCGGCTACCTCATGTACGCCGCCGTCCTCTTGGTATGGGTCGGGTTGTTCAAGACCAAGTGGGGCCTGCGGGTCCGGGCCGTGGGCGAACACCCGCAGGCGGCGGACACCATGGGCATCAAGGTCAACGCGACCCGCTTCTGGAACGTCACCCTCGGCGGAGCCATCGCCGGCATCGGCGGCTCGTTCTTCACCCTCGTGGCGATCGACAGCTTCACCAAGGAGATCTCCGGCGGCCGCGGCTTCATCGCCCTCGCCGCCCTGATCTTCGGCCGCTGGAACCCCATCGGGGCATTCTTCGCCGCCCTGCTGTTCGGTTTCGCGGACAACCTGCAGAGCATCGTGACGATCATCGGGACCCCGGTCCCGAGCCAGTTCATGGCCATGCTGCCCTACCTGGTGACGGTGCTCGCCGTCGCCGGCCTCGTGGGGCGCTCCCGTCCTCCCGCCGCCAGCGGCATACCGTACGTCAAGGGCTGA